The Acanthopagrus latus isolate v.2019 chromosome 6, fAcaLat1.1, whole genome shotgun sequence genome includes a region encoding these proteins:
- the prok2 gene encoding prokineticin-2 produces the protein MKSFCLLLFSLLLVSNGSSAVITGACEKDSQCGGGLCCAVSLWIRSLRMCTPMGHEGDDCHPMSHSVPFFGRRLHHTCPCLPNLSCITIEEGRSKCMSPYKFPDYYL, from the exons ATGAAGTCCTTctgcctgctgctcttctccctgttgCTGGTGTCCAACGGATCTTCAGCTGTCATCACGGGG gcctgTGAGAAGGACTCTCAGTGTGGAGGGGGGCTGTGTTGTGCGGTCAGCTTGTGGATCCGCAGTCTGCGTATGTGCACGCCCATGGGGCACGAAGGAGACGACTGTCACCCTATGAGCCACTCG GTTCCTTTCTTTGGGAGAAGACTCCACCACACTTGCCCCTGTCTGCCCAACCTGTCGTGTATCACCATAGAGGAGGGCAGATCCAAATGTATGTCACCATATAAGTTTCCAGACTACTACCTCTGA
- the gpr27 gene encoding probable G-protein coupled receptor 27: MANTSEFGGSSPSLQNYASAASAVKLASLGLIMGISLLGNASLSLLLLKDSSLHKAPYFFLLDLCLADVVRSAVCFPFVMASIGGGSAWPYSALSCKIVAFMSVLFCFHVAFLLFCVSVTRYMAIAHHRFYYKRMNLCTCMAVICMVWTLSVAMAFPPVFDVGTYKFIREEEQCTFEHRYVKANDTLGFMLMLAVIVGTTHVVYVKMLCFVYDHRKMKPAQLVPAISQNWTFHGPGATGQAAANWIAGFGRGPTPPTLVGIRQASHLGNRRLLVLDEFKMEKRIGKMYYMITLTFLVLWAPYISACYLRIFVRGAPIPQLYLTAAVWMSFAQAGANPIISFMFNKELRVRLRACFPCCLGTQTPMEPYCVI, encoded by the coding sequence ATGGCGAACACCAGTGAGTTTGGGGGGAGCAGCCCGTCCTTACAGAACTATGCGTCCGCGGCCTCTGCGGTCAAGCTGGCCTCCCTGGGTCTGATCATGGGCATCAGCCTGCTGGGCAACGCGTCgctgtcgctgctgctgctgaaggacaGCTCGCTGCACAAGGCTCCCTACTTCTTCCTCCTGGACCTGTGCCTGGCGGACGTGGTGCGCTCCGCCGTCTGCTTCCCCTTCGTGATGGCATCGATCGGCGGCGGCTCCGCCTGGCCGTACAGCGCGCTCAGCTGCAAGATCGTCGCCTTCATGTCGGTGCTCTTCTGCTTCCACGTCGCCTTCCTGCTCTTCTGCGTCAGCGTCACCCGCTACATGGCGATCGCCCACCACAGGTTCTATTACAAGCGGATGAACCTGTGTACGTGCATGGCGGTGATCTGCATGGTGTGGACCCTCTCCGTGGCCATGGCGTTCCCGCCGGTGTTCGACGTGGGCACCTACAAGTTCATCCGCGAGGAGGAGCAGTGCACCTTCGAGCACCGCTACGTGAAGGCGAACGACACCCTGGGCTTCATGCTGATGCTGGCCGTCATCGTGGGGACCACCCATGTGGTTTACGTCAAGATGCTGTGCTTCGTTTACGACCACCGCAAGATGAAGCCGGCCCAGCTGGTCCCGGCCATCAGCCAGAACTGGACCTTCCACGGCCCCGGAGCCACGGGGCAGGCCGCCGCCAACTGGATCGCCGGCTTCGGCCGCGGACCCACCCCGCCTACGCTGGTGGGCATCCGGCAGGCTTCTCACCTCGGCAACAGGAGGCTGCTGGTGCTGGACGAGTTCAAGATGGAGAAGCGGATCGGCAAGATGTACTACATGATCACGCTGACCTTCCTGGTCTTGTGGGCTCCGTACATAAGCGCCTGCTACCTGAGAATATTCGTGCGGGGGGCCCCGATCCCGCAGCTCTACCTGACCGCCGCGGTGTGGATGAGCTTCGCCCAGGCGGGAGCGAACCCCAtcatcagcttcatgttcaACAAGGAGCTCCGGGTGCGCCTCAGAGCCTGTTTCCCCTGCTGCCTGGGCACACAGACACCCATGGAGCCATACTGTGTCATCTGA